In one Kitasatospora cineracea genomic region, the following are encoded:
- a CDS encoding phosphotransferase family protein yields the protein MPTDAAAHGRSPGRTFADARSLAPVVREVFGAARRIAAVERLRGGSKKGVYRVVLDDATSAVVYLWSADEDYWSGLLPDGHDDPANPFSHASGLDLLEGATRRLAAVGARAPRLLFTDRGRGLYPADVAVAEDVRGGTLQDLLERDPAAGRRTLGRLAGALRLMHAHRAPAFGRVAWLDGGGAPSGDSCERGYLERALVNLSTAVAHDPRAAAAESELAGKLHALHAEVEPRAGLGVVHGELGPEHVLIGPDGEPVLIDVEGLLYADPEVEHCWLRMRFDAHLEHYEALRDPGLDPRRLAFYRYAMHLDLVGGPLRIAAGDFPDRRWMLEIADHHLRQALAYRA from the coding sequence ATGCCCACCGACGCCGCGGCCCACGGCCGCTCCCCCGGCCGCACGTTCGCCGACGCCCGTTCGCTGGCCCCCGTCGTGCGGGAGGTCTTCGGCGCCGCCCGCCGGATCGCCGCCGTCGAACGGCTGCGCGGCGGCAGCAAGAAGGGCGTCTACCGGGTGGTGCTGGACGACGCCACCAGCGCGGTGGTCTACCTGTGGAGCGCCGACGAGGACTACTGGAGCGGCCTGCTCCCGGACGGCCACGACGACCCGGCGAACCCGTTCTCGCACGCCTCCGGGCTCGACCTGCTCGAAGGCGCCACCCGGCGGCTGGCGGCCGTCGGCGCCCGCGCGCCGCGCCTGCTGTTCACCGACCGCGGCCGCGGGCTGTACCCGGCGGACGTCGCCGTCGCCGAGGACGTCCGCGGCGGGACGCTGCAGGACCTGCTGGAGCGCGACCCGGCCGCCGGGCGGCGCACCCTGGGGCGGCTCGCCGGGGCCCTGCGGCTGATGCACGCCCACCGCGCGCCCGCGTTCGGGCGGGTGGCGTGGCTCGACGGCGGCGGCGCGCCGAGCGGCGACAGCTGCGAACGGGGCTACCTGGAACGGGCGTTGGTCAACCTCTCGACCGCCGTCGCGCACGACCCGCGGGCCGCCGCGGCCGAGTCCGAACTGGCCGGGAAGCTGCACGCCCTGCACGCCGAGGTCGAGCCGCGCGCCGGACTCGGCGTGGTGCACGGCGAGTTGGGCCCGGAGCACGTCCTGATCGGACCGGACGGCGAGCCCGTGCTGATCGACGTCGAGGGCCTGCTGTACGCGGACCCCGAGGTCGAGCACTGCTGGCTGCGGATGCGCTTCGACGCGCACCTCGAGCACTACGAGGCGCTGCGCGACCCCGGGCTCGACCCGCGCCGCCTCGCCTTCTACCGGTACGCCATGCACCTGGACCTGGTCGGCGGCCCGCTGCGGATCGCCGCCGGCGACTTCCCCGACCGCCGGTGGATGCTGGAGATCGCCGACCACCACCTGCGCCAGGCCCTCGCGTACCGGGCCTGA
- a CDS encoding TMEM165/GDT1 family protein has protein sequence MSFDPLAMLTAFGLIFLAELPDKTMFASLAMGTRMRPLYVWFGTSAAFVVHVAIAVGAGSLLGLLPGLAVKLVSAALFGFGAFVLLRSGGDEDDEEGGARTVTGFWPVWATAFTTVFIGEWGDLTQITTANLAATNGWLPTAIGSAAALMSVSALALLVGRFIAKRVPLRTVQRVGGLCMAVLATWTLIEAVTG, from the coding sequence ATGTCCTTCGACCCCCTGGCGATGCTCACCGCCTTCGGGCTGATCTTCCTGGCCGAACTCCCCGACAAGACGATGTTCGCCTCCCTGGCCATGGGCACCCGCATGCGCCCGCTGTACGTCTGGTTCGGCACCTCGGCCGCGTTCGTCGTGCACGTGGCGATCGCCGTCGGCGCGGGCAGCCTGCTGGGCCTGCTGCCCGGCCTGGCCGTCAAGCTGGTCTCCGCCGCGCTGTTCGGCTTCGGCGCGTTCGTGCTGCTGCGCTCGGGCGGCGACGAGGACGACGAGGAGGGCGGCGCGCGGACCGTCACCGGCTTCTGGCCGGTCTGGGCCACGGCGTTCACCACCGTCTTCATCGGCGAGTGGGGCGACCTGACCCAGATCACCACCGCCAACCTCGCCGCCACCAACGGCTGGCTGCCCACCGCGATCGGCTCCGCCGCCGCCCTGATGTCCGTCTCCGCCCTCGCCCTGCTGGTGGGCCGCTTCATCGCCAAGCGCGTCCCGCTGCGCACCGTCCAGCGCGTCGGCGGCCTGTGCATGGCCGTCCTGGCCACCTGGACCCTGATCGAGGCCGTCACCGGCTGA
- a CDS encoding cytochrome P450: MATAATTSHPAPRGACPFAPPPAYQQAQQDEPVTRVALWDDSPCWLITRYQDARAVLADPRFSADAARPGFPFLTAAARQLSVGKTSFIRMDDPEHGHLRRMLTGDFTIRKTAALRPAVQQAADELFDRMTTGRTAADLVAEFALPLPSLVICLLLGVPYQDHEFFQRCSRTLLHRASTVAEVAAAQDSLTTYLDTLTESKRTDPDDGILSRLVARGELPTEEIGAMGRLLLIAGHETTANMTALSVLALLRHPDQLAHLRAHPGSTPAAVEELLRWLSIVQTGVVRVAVEDAEVGGVLIRAGEGVICQINTANRDDERYPDGDALDLTRDTRRHLAFGFGVHQCLGQPLARLELEIALDTLLRRLPDLHLAVPFEEIRFRHEMTVYGVESLPVAW, encoded by the coding sequence ATGGCCACTGCCGCCACCACCTCCCACCCCGCACCGCGCGGCGCCTGCCCGTTCGCGCCGCCGCCCGCCTACCAGCAGGCCCAGCAGGACGAGCCCGTCACCCGGGTCGCCCTCTGGGACGACAGCCCCTGCTGGCTGATCACCCGCTACCAGGACGCCCGCGCCGTCCTCGCCGACCCCCGCTTCAGCGCCGACGCCGCCCGCCCCGGCTTCCCCTTCCTCACCGCCGCCGCCCGCCAACTCAGCGTCGGCAAGACCTCGTTCATCCGGATGGACGACCCCGAGCACGGCCACCTGCGCCGGATGCTCACCGGCGACTTCACCATCCGCAAGACCGCCGCGCTGCGCCCCGCCGTCCAGCAGGCCGCCGACGAACTGTTCGACCGGATGACCACCGGCCGCACCGCCGCCGACCTGGTCGCCGAGTTCGCCCTCCCGCTGCCCTCCCTGGTGATCTGCCTGCTGCTCGGCGTCCCCTACCAGGACCACGAGTTCTTCCAGCGCTGCAGCCGCACCCTGCTGCACCGCGCCAGCACCGTGGCGGAGGTGGCCGCCGCCCAGGACAGCCTGACCACCTACCTCGACACCCTCACCGAGAGCAAGCGCACCGACCCCGACGACGGCATCCTCAGCCGCCTGGTCGCCCGCGGCGAACTCCCCACCGAGGAGATCGGCGCGATGGGCCGCCTGCTGCTCATCGCCGGCCACGAGACCACCGCCAACATGACCGCCCTCTCCGTCCTCGCCCTGCTGCGCCACCCCGACCAGCTCGCCCACCTGCGCGCCCACCCCGGGTCCACGCCCGCCGCCGTCGAGGAACTGCTGCGCTGGCTCAGCATCGTGCAGACCGGCGTCGTCCGGGTCGCCGTCGAGGACGCCGAGGTCGGCGGCGTGCTGATCCGGGCCGGCGAGGGCGTCATCTGCCAGATCAACACCGCCAACCGCGACGACGAGCGCTACCCCGACGGCGACGCCCTCGACCTCACCCGCGACACCCGCCGCCACCTCGCCTTCGGCTTCGGCGTCCACCAGTGCCTCGGCCAGCCGCTGGCCCGGCTCGAACTCGAGATCGCCCTCGACACCCTGCTGCGCCGCCTGCCCGACCTGCACCTGGCCGTGCCCTTCGAGGAGATCCGCTTCCGCCACGAGATGACCGTCTACGGCGTCGAGTCCCTCCCGGTCGCCTGGTGA
- a CDS encoding ferredoxin: MLVHVEPDRCCGSGQCVLAAPEVFDQNDEDGTVVLLQASPPADLVREVADAAAACPGGAIRLEEGVPR, from the coding sequence ATGCTCGTCCACGTCGAGCCGGACCGGTGCTGCGGCTCCGGGCAGTGCGTCCTCGCCGCCCCCGAGGTGTTCGACCAGAACGACGAGGACGGCACCGTCGTCCTCCTCCAGGCCAGCCCGCCCGCCGACCTGGTCCGCGAGGTCGCCGACGCCGCCGCCGCCTGCCCCGGAGGGGCGATCCGGTTGGAGGAGGGAGTGCCCCGGTAG
- a CDS encoding AAA family ATPase, which translates to MQVTGYAPDAVADLRGRPGGPLELRYGPDAVVVVGGVPGSGKSTLLRRWDAPAALIDPRTTRLAYQARMPAALPYPLYRPAVRLLHLLRTRAAFRRPGPLLVHDCGSRWWMRRALARWARRAGRDLHVVLLAVRPAEALAGQRARARTAAPRTFRLHVRRTARLLAALERDGRAAFPGARSVLLADAASRERLAGIRFGAAEPAGAAGTD; encoded by the coding sequence GTGCAGGTCACCGGGTACGCCCCGGACGCGGTCGCCGACCTGCGCGGCCGCCCCGGCGGGCCGCTGGAGCTCCGCTACGGGCCGGACGCGGTCGTGGTGGTCGGCGGCGTCCCCGGCAGCGGCAAGTCCACCCTGCTGCGCCGCTGGGACGCCCCCGCCGCCCTGATCGACCCGCGCACCACCCGGCTCGCTTACCAGGCCCGGATGCCCGCCGCCCTGCCCTACCCGCTCTACCGCCCCGCCGTCCGCCTGCTGCACCTGCTGCGCACCCGCGCCGCGTTCCGCCGCCCCGGGCCGCTGCTGGTGCACGACTGCGGCAGCCGCTGGTGGATGCGCCGGGCCCTGGCGCGCTGGGCCCGGCGGGCCGGACGCGACCTGCACGTGGTGCTGCTCGCCGTCCGCCCCGCCGAGGCCCTGGCCGGGCAGCGCGCCCGGGCCCGCACCGCCGCCCCGCGCACCTTCCGGCTGCACGTGCGGCGCACCGCCCGGCTGCTGGCCGCGCTCGAACGGGACGGGCGGGCGGCGTTCCCCGGCGCCCGGTCGGTGCTGCTGGCCGACGCGGCCTCCCGCGAACGGCTGGCCGGCATCCGGTTCGGCGCCGCGGAACCGGCCGGGGCCGCGGGCACGGACTGA
- a CDS encoding MBL fold metallo-hydrolase, which translates to MAARIEQLVTSGEFSLDGGTWQVDNNVWIVGDDTEAVVIDAAHDAAAIKEALGGRRLLAVVSTHAHNDHVDAAPELSDLTGAPVLLHPADEVLWRRTHPDRAPDGPLADGQEIAVAGTVLTVLHTPGHSPGAVSLYAPELGTVFTGDTLFAGGPGATGRSFSDFPTIVESIRGRLLTLPPETVVRTGHGDSTTVGAEAPHLAEWIARGH; encoded by the coding sequence ATGGCGGCCCGGATCGAACAGCTGGTCACCTCGGGCGAGTTCAGCCTGGACGGCGGCACCTGGCAGGTCGACAACAACGTGTGGATCGTCGGCGACGACACCGAGGCGGTGGTGATCGACGCGGCGCACGACGCGGCGGCGATCAAGGAGGCGCTGGGCGGTCGACGGCTGCTCGCGGTGGTCTCCACCCACGCCCACAACGACCACGTGGACGCGGCGCCCGAGCTGTCGGACCTGACGGGCGCGCCGGTGCTGCTGCACCCGGCGGACGAGGTGCTGTGGCGCCGGACCCACCCGGACCGGGCGCCGGACGGCCCGCTGGCGGACGGTCAGGAGATCGCGGTCGCGGGCACGGTGCTGACGGTGCTGCACACGCCGGGCCACAGCCCGGGCGCGGTCAGCCTGTACGCCCCCGAGCTGGGCACCGTCTTCACCGGCGACACCCTGTTCGCGGGCGGCCCGGGCGCCACCGGCCGGTCGTTCTCGGACTTCCCGACCATCGTCGAGTCGATCCGCGGGCGGCTGCTGACCCTGCCGCCGGAGACCGTGGTGCGCACCGGCCACGGCGACTCGACCACCGTCGGCGCGGAGGCCCCGCACCTGGCGGAGTGGATCGCCCGCGGTCACTGA
- a CDS encoding S-(hydroxymethyl)mycothiol dehydrogenase gives MAQVVRGVIARAKGAPVEVVPVVVPDPGPGEAVVRVQACGVCHTDLHYREGGINDEFPFLLGHEAAGVVESVGEGVEEVAPGDFVILNWRAVCGRCRACKRGRPWYCFNTHNAKQKMTLEDGTELSPALGIGAFAEKTLVAAGQCTKVDPAASPAAAGLLGCGVMAGLGAAINTGQVGRGDSVAVIGCGGVGNAAVVGSRLAGAGTIIAVDVDDRKLATAQRLGATHTVNSRSVDAVEAIRGLTGGNGADVVIEAVGRPETYRQAFYARDLAGTVVLVGVPTPEMTLELPLLDVFGRGGALKSSWYGDCLPERDFPMLIDLYLQGRLDLDAFVSETVPLDGVEEAFARMQRGEVLRSVVVF, from the coding sequence ATGGCTCAGGTTGTCCGGGGTGTGATCGCGCGGGCGAAGGGTGCACCGGTGGAGGTGGTTCCCGTCGTGGTGCCGGATCCGGGGCCGGGTGAGGCGGTGGTGCGGGTGCAGGCGTGCGGGGTGTGCCACACGGACCTGCACTACCGGGAGGGCGGGATCAACGACGAGTTCCCGTTCCTGCTGGGGCACGAGGCGGCGGGCGTGGTGGAGTCGGTCGGCGAGGGCGTCGAGGAGGTCGCCCCGGGCGACTTCGTGATCCTCAACTGGCGTGCGGTGTGCGGCCGTTGCCGGGCCTGCAAGCGCGGCCGGCCGTGGTACTGCTTCAACACCCACAACGCGAAGCAGAAGATGACGCTGGAGGACGGCACCGAGCTGTCCCCGGCGCTGGGCATCGGCGCGTTCGCGGAGAAGACGCTGGTCGCGGCGGGCCAGTGCACCAAGGTCGACCCGGCGGCGTCCCCGGCGGCGGCCGGCCTGCTGGGCTGCGGGGTGATGGCGGGCCTGGGCGCGGCGATCAACACCGGGCAGGTGGGCCGGGGCGACAGCGTCGCGGTGATCGGCTGCGGCGGCGTGGGCAACGCGGCGGTGGTGGGCTCGCGGCTGGCCGGCGCGGGCACGATCATCGCGGTGGACGTGGACGACCGCAAGCTCGCCACCGCGCAGCGCCTGGGCGCCACCCACACCGTCAACTCCCGTTCGGTGGACGCGGTGGAGGCGATCCGCGGCCTGACCGGCGGCAACGGCGCGGACGTGGTGATCGAGGCGGTGGGCCGCCCGGAGACGTACCGGCAGGCGTTCTACGCCCGCGACCTGGCGGGCACCGTGGTGCTGGTGGGCGTGCCGACGCCGGAGATGACGCTGGAGCTGCCGCTGCTGGACGTGTTCGGGCGCGGCGGCGCGCTGAAGTCGTCCTGGTACGGGGACTGCCTGCCGGAGCGGGACTTCCCGATGCTGATCGACCTGTACCTGCAGGGCCGCCTCGACCTGGACGCGTTCGTCAGCGAGACGGTCCCGCTGGACGGCGTGGAGGAGGCGTTCGCCCGGATGCAGCGCGGCGAGGTGCTGCGCTCGGTGGTGGTGTTCTGA
- a CDS encoding SsgA family sporulation/cell division regulator: MAVATCWSTAVTLPHSPHPDLAVEAGLHFDSSLPYAVRLVFPPVGRVGAVEWVFGRDLLNEGRLAPAGHGDVTVRPGADGEVLVTLHGGTGAAVVNIPAEIVTGFLLECYTLVPAGREHEHLDLDGLIARLGTA, from the coding sequence ATGGCCGTCGCCACCTGCTGGTCCACCGCCGTCACGCTCCCGCACAGCCCGCACCCCGACCTGGCGGTGGAGGCCGGGCTGCACTTCGACTCCTCGCTCCCGTACGCGGTCCGGCTGGTGTTCCCACCGGTCGGCCGGGTCGGCGCCGTGGAATGGGTGTTCGGCCGCGACCTGCTCAACGAGGGCCGCCTCGCCCCCGCCGGACACGGCGACGTCACCGTCCGCCCCGGCGCCGACGGCGAGGTCCTGGTCACCCTGCACGGCGGCACCGGGGCGGCGGTGGTCAACATCCCGGCCGAGATCGTCACCGGCTTCCTGCTCGAGTGCTACACGCTCGTCCCGGCCGGCCGCGAACACGAGCACCTGGACCTCGACGGCCTGATCGCCCGGCTGGGGACGGCCTGA
- a CDS encoding fasciclin domain-containing protein — translation MSAPTRNRRTLTALLAAGALALTLGACSSSGGSSSSSASAASPSAAMPATTDSAAMADQPFGAACAAVPKDGAGSFTGMAKDPVATAASNNPLLSTLVTAVKQAGLVDTLNSAQNITVFAPTNDAFAKVPKADLDALLADKAKLTKVLTYHVTPERLAPTALAGTHKTLEGADLTVNGTQPDFTVNNNSKVLCGNVQTANATVYIVDTVLMPTS, via the coding sequence ATGTCCGCACCCACCCGCAACCGCCGCACCCTCACCGCCCTGCTCGCCGCCGGCGCCCTGGCCCTGACCCTGGGCGCGTGCAGCAGCAGCGGCGGTTCCAGTTCCTCCTCCGCCTCGGCGGCCTCGCCCTCGGCGGCGATGCCCGCCACCACCGACTCGGCGGCGATGGCCGACCAGCCGTTCGGCGCGGCCTGCGCCGCCGTGCCGAAGGACGGCGCCGGATCGTTCACCGGCATGGCGAAGGACCCGGTCGCCACCGCCGCGTCCAACAACCCGCTGCTGTCCACCCTGGTGACCGCCGTCAAGCAGGCCGGCCTGGTCGACACCCTCAACTCGGCCCAGAACATCACCGTCTTCGCACCCACCAACGACGCCTTCGCCAAGGTCCCCAAGGCCGACCTGGACGCGCTGCTCGCCGACAAGGCCAAGCTCACCAAGGTCCTGACCTACCACGTCACCCCCGAGCGCCTGGCCCCCACCGCCCTGGCCGGCACCCACAAGACCCTGGAGGGCGCCGACCTCACCGTCAACGGCACCCAGCCCGACTTCACCGTCAACAACAACTCCAAGGTCCTGTGCGGCAACGTCCAGACCGCCAACGCCACCGTCTACATCGTCGACACCGTCCTGATGCCCACCTCCTGA
- a CDS encoding molybdopterin-dependent oxidoreductase has translation MPGVTDHNHPPRRRPSRRGRPSLAAGAALGLAAAVAALGAGELAALLTGPATAPVVAVGAAAVDLTPTPLKEFAVRNFGTHDKAVLLGGIELTAALLALGAGVLTARRPAWGATVFGLFGLLGAWAALSRPVASVADGLPSLVAGAVGAGTALALAHLFRSPLETPEAPEAPEAPEAPAAPATGHPVTRRTALAATAGTLVAGAAAGLAGRALAQRPYDVSAVRFPAPAEALPPLPAAVHPRVPGLSPFTTPNADFYRVDTALTLPRIDPRDWALRIHGLVDRPQVLTFDELLREPLEELDYTLSCVSNEVGGPYAGTSRWLGAPLPALLRRAGVRAGADQLVGRSKDGMTIGTPLESVLDGRRALLALAMNGEALPLAHGFPCRSLVPGFYGYTSATKWLIDLEVTAFAAFDPYWVRRGWDRTGTVRTASRIEVPAPFAKVPAGEVDVAGTAWATHRGVAAVEVRVDGGPWQPAELAADAGPDLWRQWSYRWPGAAPGTHRIEVRATDATGAVQPEQRADPFPAGATGWHSTVVTVT, from the coding sequence ATGCCGGGTGTGACCGACCACAACCACCCGCCGCGGCGCCGCCCCAGCCGCCGCGGCCGCCCCAGCCTCGCCGCCGGAGCCGCCCTCGGGCTGGCCGCCGCCGTCGCCGCGCTGGGCGCGGGCGAGTTGGCGGCGCTGCTGACCGGCCCCGCCACCGCTCCGGTGGTGGCGGTCGGTGCGGCGGCCGTCGACCTGACGCCGACTCCGCTCAAGGAGTTCGCGGTGCGGAACTTCGGCACCCACGACAAGGCGGTCCTGCTGGGGGGCATCGAGCTGACGGCCGCGCTGCTGGCACTGGGCGCGGGCGTGCTGACGGCCCGTCGGCCCGCCTGGGGCGCCACCGTGTTCGGGCTGTTCGGCCTGCTGGGCGCGTGGGCGGCCCTCTCCCGGCCGGTCGCGTCGGTCGCCGACGGTCTGCCGTCACTGGTGGCGGGCGCGGTCGGCGCGGGCACCGCCCTCGCCCTGGCCCACCTGTTCCGCTCCCCCCTCGAAACGCCGGAAGCACCGGAAGCACCGGAAGCGCCGGAAGCACCCGCCGCCCCGGCCACCGGCCACCCGGTCACCCGCCGCACCGCCCTGGCCGCCACCGCCGGCACCCTGGTCGCGGGCGCCGCCGCCGGCCTGGCCGGGCGCGCCCTGGCGCAGCGCCCGTACGACGTGTCCGCCGTCCGGTTCCCGGCGCCGGCCGAGGCGCTGCCGCCGCTGCCGGCCGCCGTGCACCCGCGCGTCCCGGGCCTGTCGCCGTTCACCACCCCGAACGCCGACTTCTACCGGGTCGACACCGCGCTCACCCTGCCCCGGATCGACCCGCGCGACTGGGCGCTGCGCATCCACGGCCTGGTGGACCGCCCGCAGGTGCTCACCTTCGACGAACTGCTGCGCGAGCCGCTCGAAGAGCTCGACTACACCCTCTCCTGCGTCTCCAACGAGGTCGGCGGCCCCTACGCCGGCACATCCCGCTGGCTGGGCGCCCCGCTGCCCGCGCTGCTGCGCCGCGCCGGGGTCCGGGCCGGGGCGGACCAGCTGGTGGGGCGCTCGAAGGACGGCATGACCATCGGCACCCCGCTGGAGTCCGTCCTGGACGGCCGCCGCGCGCTGCTCGCCCTCGCCATGAACGGCGAGGCGCTGCCGCTCGCGCACGGCTTCCCGTGCCGCAGCCTGGTGCCCGGCTTCTACGGCTACACCTCCGCGACGAAGTGGCTCATCGACCTGGAGGTCACCGCCTTCGCCGCCTTCGACCCGTACTGGGTGCGGCGCGGCTGGGACCGCACCGGCACCGTCCGCACCGCCTCCCGGATCGAGGTCCCCGCGCCGTTCGCCAAGGTCCCCGCCGGGGAGGTGGACGTCGCCGGGACGGCCTGGGCCACCCACCGCGGCGTCGCCGCCGTGGAGGTCCGCGTCGACGGCGGGCCCTGGCAGCCGGCCGAACTGGCCGCCGACGCCGGGCCCGACCTGTGGCGGCAGTGGTCCTACCGCTGGCCCGGCGCGGCCCCCGGCACCCACCGCATCGAGGTCCGCGCCACCGACGCCACCGGAGCGGTGCAGCCCGAACAGCGCGCCGATCCGTTCCCCGCCGGGGCGACGGGCTGGCACAGCACCGTCGTCACCGTCACCTGA
- the sigK gene encoding ECF RNA polymerase sigma factor SigK → MSHVVSLAPPRRPGPDLRELLARVVRGDQDAFEALYDAVAGPVFGLVRRVVRDAAQSEEVAQEVLLEVWRTAARYRADRGEVLPWVLTIAHRRAVDRVRSAQAAADRDRRVAAASHGGTPYDEVAEQVEGRLEREQVRRCLRTLTELQRESLTLAYYRGYSYPEVAQVLGAPLGTVKTRMRDALIRMRDCLGVGA, encoded by the coding sequence GTGAGCCACGTGGTGTCGTTGGCCCCGCCGCGGCGGCCCGGGCCGGATCTGCGGGAGTTGCTGGCGCGGGTGGTGCGGGGTGACCAGGACGCGTTCGAGGCGCTCTACGACGCCGTCGCCGGGCCGGTGTTCGGACTGGTGCGGCGGGTGGTGCGGGACGCCGCGCAGTCCGAGGAGGTCGCGCAGGAGGTGCTGCTCGAGGTGTGGCGCACCGCGGCCCGGTACCGGGCGGACCGGGGCGAGGTGCTGCCCTGGGTGCTGACCATCGCCCACCGGCGGGCCGTCGACCGGGTCCGCTCCGCGCAGGCCGCCGCCGACCGGGACCGGCGGGTCGCGGCCGCCTCGCACGGCGGCACCCCCTACGACGAGGTCGCCGAACAGGTCGAGGGGCGCCTGGAGCGCGAACAGGTGCGGCGCTGCCTGCGCACCCTGACCGAGCTCCAGCGGGAGTCGCTGACCCTGGCCTACTACCGCGGCTACAGCTACCCGGAGGTGGCCCAGGTGCTCGGCGCCCCGCTCGGCACCGTCAAGACCCGGATGCGGGACGCGCTGATCCGGATGCGCGACTGCCTGGGGGTGGGCGCGTGA
- a CDS encoding anti-sigma factor, with product MNAFRPHTVDRHAADPHTLTGAYAAHALDPEENDAFERHLEHCPSCAQETAEFAAALARLGAAETAAPPPALKARVLAALPGVRQEAPRVDGPVPPRTRPARLRRRFARRAPGLALAACLALALGAGALAVQQHREAERARDRVAALARQQESVTALLTAPDARTATAATGGGTATVVWSAARGRAGLLAAGLPAPGPGRTYQLWYDDAGTMRPAGLLPTGTGTLLLSGPLDGAAGVGVTLEPAGGSPHPTSAPVLLLPFA from the coding sequence GTGAACGCCTTCCGCCCGCACACCGTCGACCGGCACGCCGCCGACCCGCACACCCTGACCGGGGCGTACGCCGCGCACGCGCTGGACCCCGAGGAGAACGATGCCTTCGAACGCCACCTCGAGCACTGCCCGTCCTGCGCGCAGGAGACCGCGGAGTTCGCCGCCGCCCTGGCCCGGCTCGGGGCGGCCGAGACGGCGGCCCCGCCGCCGGCGTTGAAGGCCCGGGTGCTGGCCGCGCTGCCGGGCGTCCGGCAGGAGGCCCCGCGGGTCGACGGCCCCGTCCCGCCGCGCACCCGCCCGGCCCGGCTGCGGCGCCGGTTCGCCCGCCGCGCACCGGGGTTGGCGCTCGCCGCCTGCCTAGCGCTGGCCCTCGGCGCGGGCGCCCTCGCCGTCCAGCAGCACCGGGAGGCCGAACGGGCCCGGGACCGGGTCGCCGCGCTCGCCCGCCAGCAGGAGTCCGTCACCGCGCTGCTCACCGCACCGGACGCCCGCACCGCGACCGCCGCCACCGGCGGGGGCACCGCCACCGTCGTCTGGTCCGCCGCCCGCGGCCGGGCCGGCCTGCTCGCCGCCGGCCTCCCCGCCCCGGGCCCCGGCCGCACCTACCAGCTCTGGTACGACGACGCGGGCACCATGCGCCCCGCCGGGCTGCTCCCCACGGGCACCGGCACCCTGCTGCTCAGCGGCCCGCTGGACGGCGCGGCGGGCGTCGGCGTCACCCTCGAACCGGCCGGCGGCTCCCCGCACCCGACCAGTGCCCCGGTGCTGCTGCTGCCGTTCGCCTGA
- a CDS encoding DUF1295 domain-containing protein — translation MLAAFAVGVRTGRHRGVDVAWGLAFTAVALTGCGLSAGYGDGGRRALATVLVAVWGLRLSAHLWWRARGLPEDPRYARMLAKAPAGPARTRYALRIVYLLQAALVWFVSLPVLAAQYLPGPLGPAAWAGTALWAVGLFFEAVGDAQLARFKADPAHRGQVMDRGLWRYTRHPNYFGDACVWWGLFLLAADAPIGWAFVGSPLLMTWLLAFGSGKPMLERHLSGSDRPGWAAYTARTSAFLPLPPRRRRD, via the coding sequence ATGCTCGCCGCGTTCGCCGTCGGGGTGCGCACCGGCCGCCACCGGGGCGTGGACGTGGCCTGGGGCCTGGCGTTCACCGCCGTCGCGCTGACCGGCTGCGGGCTCTCCGCCGGGTACGGCGACGGCGGGCGGCGGGCGCTGGCCACCGTCCTGGTGGCGGTCTGGGGGCTGCGGCTGTCCGCGCACCTGTGGTGGCGGGCCCGCGGCCTGCCCGAGGACCCGCGCTACGCCCGGATGCTCGCCAAGGCCCCCGCCGGGCCGGCCCGCACCCGGTACGCGCTGCGGATCGTCTACCTGCTGCAGGCCGCCCTGGTCTGGTTCGTCTCGCTGCCCGTGCTGGCCGCCCAGTACCTGCCGGGCCCGCTCGGCCCGGCCGCCTGGGCGGGGACGGCGCTGTGGGCGGTCGGCCTGTTCTTCGAGGCCGTCGGCGACGCCCAACTGGCCCGGTTCAAGGCCGATCCGGCCCACCGCGGCCAGGTCATGGACCGCGGCCTGTGGCGGTACACCCGGCACCCCAACTACTTCGGCGACGCCTGCGTCTGGTGGGGCCTGTTCCTGCTGGCCGCGGACGCACCGATCGGCTGGGCGTTCGTCGGCAGCCCGCTGCTGATGACCTGGCTGCTGGCCTTCGGCAGCGGGAAGCCGATGCTGGAACGCCACCTGTCCGGCTCCGACCGCCCGGGCTGGGCCGCGTACACGGCCCGCACCAGCGCATTCCTACCGCTCCCGCCCCGCCGGCGACGCGACTGA